In Gigantopelta aegis isolate Gae_Host chromosome 6, Gae_host_genome, whole genome shotgun sequence, the following are encoded in one genomic region:
- the LOC121374581 gene encoding serine/arginine-rich splicing factor 4-like, whose translation MDSQSPRTSRSRSCTPPLGSPQPPSRSRSNSKTKTKPQSTCNDRASPDLLLDEARRRRRENNLNAGTKRKRSQLKTTSRSDCRTSAPLDQLLVEARRRRRENNLNGGKKRKQFPPRECESTSKSRSRSISKSRSISKSRSRSHSPK comes from the coding sequence ATGGACTCGCAGAGTCCGAGAACTTCGAGGTCTCGTTCCTGTACTCCCCCACTAGGGTCGCCGCAACCTCCGTCTCGATCCCGATCCAACTCCAAAACTAAAACCAAACCTCAGTCAACATGCAATGACAGGGCTTCCCCAGACCTGCTCCTTGATGAGGCCAGACGACGCAGaagagaaaataatttaaatgctGGCACGAAGCGAAAGCGATCACAACTGAAAACTACATCCCGATCCGACTGCAGAACAAGCGCTCCCCTAGACCAGCTCCTTGTTGAGGCCAGACGGCGTAGaagagaaaataatttaaatggtGGTAAGAAGCGAAAGCAATTTCCACCGAGGGAATGCGAATCAACATCAAAATCAAGATCAAGATCAATATCAAAATCAAGATCAATATCAAAATCAAGATCAAGGTCTCACAGCCCAAAGTGA